The following are from one region of the Bradyrhizobium sediminis genome:
- the ald gene encoding alanine dehydrogenase: MRIGVPKEIKIHEYRVGLTPDTVREYAAAGHSVVVEANAGAGIGATDEAYRKAGAAIADTPAEIFATSDMVVKVKEPQAREWTQLREGQILFTYLHLAPDPEQARGLMASGCTAIAYETVTDAKGGLPLLAPMSEVAGRLSIEAAGSALKRSAGGRGILLGGVPGVVPARVVVIGGGVVGSHAARMAVGLGAEVTILDRSILRLRELDELFQGRVRTRFPTTEAIEQEIFAADVVIGAVLVPGASAPKLINRKMLKSMRQGSVLVDVAIDQGGCFETSRPTTHDEPTYEVDGIIHYCVANMPGAVPLTSSHALNNATLPFGLALANLGFAAVTQNPHLRAGLNVHRGRLTNKAVAESLGLACSPIEGAIGA; encoded by the coding sequence ATGCGGATCGGGGTGCCGAAGGAGATCAAGATTCATGAATATCGCGTCGGACTCACACCGGACACCGTTCGTGAGTACGCAGCTGCCGGCCATAGCGTCGTCGTCGAGGCCAATGCGGGTGCCGGGATCGGCGCAACCGACGAGGCCTACCGCAAGGCGGGAGCTGCCATCGCCGACACGCCGGCCGAAATCTTCGCAACCAGCGACATGGTCGTGAAGGTCAAGGAACCCCAGGCTCGCGAATGGACCCAGCTGCGCGAAGGCCAGATCCTCTTCACCTATCTGCATCTGGCGCCGGATCCGGAACAAGCCAGAGGCCTGATGGCCTCCGGCTGCACCGCGATCGCCTATGAGACGGTCACGGATGCGAAGGGTGGGCTGCCCCTGCTCGCTCCGATGAGTGAGGTCGCAGGAAGACTCTCCATCGAAGCGGCCGGCTCGGCGTTGAAGCGCAGCGCCGGTGGCCGCGGCATTCTGCTCGGCGGCGTGCCGGGTGTCGTTCCTGCCCGTGTCGTGGTCATCGGCGGCGGGGTCGTCGGCTCCCACGCTGCGCGAATGGCCGTTGGGCTCGGTGCGGAAGTCACGATCCTGGACCGCTCGATCCTGAGGCTGCGTGAACTCGACGAGTTGTTCCAGGGCCGAGTCCGCACCCGCTTCCCCACCACCGAGGCAATCGAACAGGAGATTTTCGCCGCCGACGTTGTGATCGGCGCGGTGCTGGTCCCCGGTGCAAGCGCTCCGAAGCTGATCAACCGGAAAATGTTGAAATCCATGCGGCAGGGTTCGGTACTCGTCGATGTCGCGATCGACCAGGGAGGCTGCTTCGAGACGTCTCGTCCGACGACGCATGACGAGCCGACCTATGAGGTCGACGGAATCATCCATTACTGCGTGGCGAACATGCCCGGTGCGGTTCCCCTCACCTCAAGCCATGCCTTGAACAATGCGACGCTGCCGTTCGGGCTGGCGCTGGCGAACCTCGGCTTCGCGGCGGTGACGCAAAATCCCCATCTGCGTGCGGGCCTCAACGTTCACCGCGGCCGCCTCACCAATAAGGCGGTTGCCGAAAGTCTGGGCCTGGCCTGCTCCCCGATTGAAGGCGCGATCGGCGCCTGA
- a CDS encoding thiamine pyrophosphate-binding protein produces the protein MTLPFSNARTGGKILVDQLLIHGADMAFCVPGESYLEVLDALFDVRDRFKLVNARHEAGAANMAEAYGKLTGKPGICMVTRGPGACHASVGVHTAFQDSTPMILLIGQVGRDMMDREAFQEIDYRQMFGPVAKWAAQIDVTARIPEYIARAFHIATSGRPGPVVLALPEDMLTEVTQAGDAVCYRPTQPAAPPQAFAPIRELLDGAKKPMILAGGPGWSDRACAQLQDFAEANGIPVATSFRRQDTFDNRSSCFAGDLGTSGPPALVQRFKEADLLFVIGARLGEMTTQGYTILSAPTARPRLVHVHADADELGKVFTPDIAVLSSADNFMAGLTECRWFAADRWSTWRKSARTDYLNAVAAPDCTQALDVAAAMVELGKRIGDNAIVTLDAGNHTGWPQRYLTYARPGRQIGPTNGAMGYSVPAAVAASLVHPDRIVIGCVGDGGFMMSGQEISTAVQHGGKPIILLFNNNMYGTIRMHQEREHPSRVVGTDLVNPDFVAMAKAMGAHAERITRTRDFSPALERAIAAKRPALIELCTDPEQISTRTTITNLRVAAEQRQTKAAAD, from the coding sequence ATGACTCTGCCCTTTTCCAATGCGCGCACCGGCGGAAAGATCCTGGTCGATCAGCTCCTGATCCACGGCGCCGACATGGCGTTCTGCGTGCCGGGCGAGAGCTATCTGGAGGTGCTGGATGCATTGTTCGATGTGCGCGACCGCTTCAAGCTCGTCAACGCCCGTCATGAGGCCGGCGCCGCCAACATGGCCGAGGCCTACGGCAAGCTTACGGGCAAGCCCGGCATCTGCATGGTAACGCGGGGTCCCGGCGCGTGCCATGCGTCGGTCGGTGTCCACACCGCATTCCAGGACTCGACGCCGATGATCCTGCTGATCGGTCAGGTCGGCCGCGATATGATGGATCGCGAAGCCTTTCAGGAGATCGACTACCGTCAGATGTTCGGCCCTGTCGCCAAATGGGCGGCGCAGATCGATGTCACGGCGCGGATTCCCGAATATATCGCGCGCGCCTTCCATATCGCGACCTCCGGCCGCCCTGGCCCGGTGGTGCTGGCATTGCCCGAGGACATGCTGACCGAAGTGACACAGGCGGGCGATGCGGTTTGCTATCGGCCGACGCAACCGGCCGCCCCGCCGCAGGCCTTCGCGCCAATTCGCGAACTGCTCGATGGCGCGAAGAAGCCCATGATCCTGGCCGGAGGTCCTGGCTGGAGCGACCGCGCCTGCGCCCAATTGCAGGATTTTGCCGAGGCCAACGGCATTCCGGTCGCGACCTCGTTCCGCCGGCAGGATACTTTCGACAACCGGTCGTCATGCTTCGCCGGCGATCTCGGCACATCCGGGCCGCCCGCTCTGGTGCAGCGCTTCAAGGAAGCCGACCTGTTGTTCGTGATCGGTGCGCGCCTCGGCGAAATGACCACCCAGGGCTACACCATTCTTTCGGCGCCAACGGCCCGACCGAGGCTGGTCCATGTCCACGCCGACGCCGACGAACTCGGAAAGGTGTTCACGCCCGACATCGCCGTGCTGTCGTCTGCCGACAATTTCATGGCTGGCCTGACCGAGTGCCGCTGGTTTGCCGCGGATCGCTGGAGCACCTGGCGCAAATCCGCCCGAACCGACTATCTCAACGCGGTCGCGGCGCCCGACTGCACCCAGGCGCTGGACGTCGCCGCCGCGATGGTCGAACTCGGCAAGCGGATCGGCGACAACGCGATCGTCACGCTCGACGCCGGCAATCACACCGGCTGGCCGCAGCGCTATCTGACCTACGCGCGGCCGGGCCGCCAGATCGGTCCCACCAACGGCGCGATGGGCTATTCGGTGCCGGCGGCAGTTGCCGCGTCGCTGGTCCACCCGGATCGCATCGTGATCGGCTGCGTCGGCGATGGCGGTTTCATGATGAGCGGACAGGAAATCTCGACCGCCGTTCAGCACGGCGGCAAGCCGATCATTCTGCTGTTCAACAACAACATGTACGGCACCATCCGCATGCATCAGGAGCGCGAGCACCCTTCGCGCGTCGTCGGAACCGACCTCGTCAATCCCGACTTCGTGGCGATGGCGAAGGCGATGGGGGCGCATGCCGAGCGCATCACCCGCACCAGGGATTTTTCGCCGGCGCTCGAGCGCGCCATCGCGGCGAAACGTCCAGCGCTGATCGAACTGTGCACCGATCCGGAGCAGATCTCGACACGCACCACCATTACCAACCTGCGCGTAGCGGCCGAACAGCGGCAAACGAAAGCCGCTGCGGACTAA
- a CDS encoding hydroxyacid dehydrogenase, whose protein sequence is MSVNNKRVFYVKYLAHPIYAEMLAARPDVRLDRIENETPEEVFAPILASAHAYQIGAARDELAPHFHAHAELLKRAPNLLIVSSNGAGFDPVDVEACTAAGVLVVNQSGGNAHSVAEHALGMMLTLSKRIIEADRALRRDPNVNRNALIGTEAQGKTIGIVGLGNVGRRIAELCKGLLGMKVLAYDPYLSAAEMATRGGEKVELDEVLRRSDYVSINCPLTKESRGMIGAREFALMQPHAYFITTARGFIHDEAALYDALRDKRIAGAGLDVWAKEPPPPDHPLLQFDNVLASPHTAGVTREARINMGRIAAEQMLGALDGKRPPRIINPEVWPAYARRFERAFGFAPG, encoded by the coding sequence ATGTCCGTGAACAACAAGCGCGTGTTCTACGTCAAATATCTGGCGCACCCCATATATGCCGAGATGCTGGCGGCGCGGCCCGACGTGCGGCTCGACCGGATCGAAAACGAAACGCCCGAGGAAGTCTTTGCGCCGATCCTGGCTTCGGCGCATGCCTATCAGATCGGCGCCGCGCGCGACGAACTGGCGCCGCATTTCCACGCCCATGCCGAGCTGTTGAAGCGGGCGCCGAACCTGTTGATCGTCTCCAGCAACGGCGCCGGCTTCGATCCCGTCGATGTCGAGGCCTGCACCGCGGCCGGCGTGCTGGTCGTCAACCAGTCCGGCGGCAACGCCCATTCCGTGGCCGAACATGCGCTCGGCATGATGCTGACGCTGTCGAAACGCATCATCGAGGCGGACCGCGCGCTGCGGCGCGATCCCAATGTCAACCGCAACGCCCTGATCGGCACCGAGGCGCAGGGCAAGACCATCGGCATCGTCGGGCTCGGCAATGTCGGCCGCCGCATCGCCGAACTGTGCAAGGGTTTGCTCGGCATGAAGGTGCTGGCCTACGACCCCTATCTCTCGGCAGCCGAGATGGCGACGCGCGGCGGCGAAAAGGTCGAGCTCGATGAGGTGCTGCGCCGCTCCGATTACGTCTCGATCAATTGTCCGCTCACGAAAGAGAGCCGCGGCATGATCGGCGCGCGGGAATTCGCGCTGATGCAGCCGCATGCTTATTTCATCACCACCGCCCGCGGCTTCATCCATGACGAAGCGGCGCTTTATGATGCGCTGCGCGACAAGCGCATCGCCGGCGCCGGCCTCGATGTCTGGGCCAAGGAGCCGCCGCCGCCGGACCATCCGCTGCTGCAGTTCGACAACGTGCTGGCGAGCCCTCATACGGCGGGAGTGACCAGGGAAGCGCGGATCAATATGGGCCGGATCGCCGCCGAGCAGATGCTCGGCGCGCTCGACGGCAAGCGGCCGCCGCGCATCATCAACCCCGAAGTATGGCCGGCCTACGCCAGGCGTTTCGAGCGGGCTTTTGGGTTTGCGCCGGGCTAG
- a CDS encoding amidohydrolase family protein: protein MTLTIQACLPPRDVSRPKVPPPPDACDTHAHVFGPAARFPYTPDRSYTPPDAPLEKYLGMLDAIGFARGVLVQGSAHGRDNSAMLDALARRPDRLRGVAVADADIAPAELREWNRLGVRGLRFNHFFRDGQLHYRGGVPLSAAQTLAPVMAELGWHLQLWIDVKDLPETVPVLKSLGLPVVIDHMGRTDARAGTGTEGFQSLLRAVADGWCWAKLSGAHRLSRNAPEYPDARPFHEALVSANPERLVWGGDWPHPRVEGEMPDAGHLFELFQAWTPDQATQHRILVANPAKLYGFPN, encoded by the coding sequence ATGACATTGACGATACAAGCTTGCCTGCCGCCGCGCGATGTCAGCCGGCCGAAAGTACCGCCGCCGCCCGATGCCTGCGATACCCATGCGCATGTGTTCGGGCCGGCGGCGCGGTTTCCCTACACCCCTGATCGCAGCTACACGCCGCCGGATGCGCCGCTCGAGAAATATCTCGGCATGCTCGATGCAATCGGATTTGCGCGTGGCGTGCTGGTGCAGGGTAGCGCGCATGGCCGCGACAATTCCGCCATGCTCGATGCGCTGGCGCGCCGGCCCGACCGCCTGCGCGGCGTCGCGGTGGCCGACGCCGATATCGCGCCGGCGGAGCTTCGGGAGTGGAATCGTCTCGGCGTCCGCGGCCTGCGCTTCAATCATTTCTTCCGCGACGGGCAATTGCACTACCGCGGCGGCGTGCCGCTGTCGGCGGCGCAAACGCTCGCGCCCGTCATGGCCGAGCTCGGATGGCATCTTCAGCTCTGGATCGACGTCAAGGATCTGCCCGAGACCGTGCCGGTTCTGAAATCGCTCGGACTGCCGGTTGTGATCGATCACATGGGCCGCACCGATGCCCGCGCCGGCACTGGGACGGAAGGCTTTCAGAGCCTGCTGCGTGCGGTCGCTGACGGCTGGTGCTGGGCCAAACTGTCGGGCGCCCATCGGCTCAGTCGCAACGCGCCCGAATATCCCGACGCCCGGCCGTTTCATGAGGCGCTGGTCTCCGCCAATCCGGAACGGCTGGTGTGGGGCGGCGACTGGCCGCATCCGCGCGTCGAAGGCGAAATGCCCGATGCCGGACACCTGTTCGAGCTATTTCAGGCGTGGACGCCGGATCAGGCCACGCAGCATCGCATCCTCGTCGCCAATCCGGCCAAACTCTATGGCTTCCCGAACTGA
- a CDS encoding Bug family tripartite tricarboxylate transporter substrate binding protein, with protein MDSFLRWAVVAAAMLSAGVTASAQSSFPSKPVHIFVPYAAGGGVDILARTLGDVVSKQWGQSVVVENRPGAGGLVASQALVASPPDGYTLIVVASGHATNPLLHPKIPYDTFKDFTPISLLGSSPNILLVRADSPFKSLGDMIAQARAKPGSLSFAYAGTGTSTHLAGELLKNLAKIDLNAVPYRGGAPAINDLLGGQVAMSFNNGPESIPQLEAGTVRALAVTTASRASLLPNVPSMSETVPGYDTEVWWGLLGPAGMPADLVAKLSQDFVAALNTDAVKARLAKLGASPIGSSPKAFDAKIRADYEKWAPIVKAAGMKAE; from the coding sequence ATGGACAGCTTTCTGAGGTGGGCCGTCGTCGCGGCGGCGATGTTGAGCGCGGGTGTGACTGCATCCGCGCAGTCGTCGTTTCCGTCGAAGCCCGTGCATATCTTCGTGCCCTATGCGGCCGGTGGCGGCGTCGACATCCTCGCCCGCACGCTGGGCGATGTGGTTTCAAAGCAATGGGGTCAATCCGTCGTCGTTGAAAACCGGCCGGGGGCGGGCGGCCTGGTCGCGTCGCAGGCGCTCGTCGCATCGCCGCCGGACGGCTACACCCTGATCGTCGTCGCCAGCGGCCACGCCACCAATCCGTTGCTGCACCCGAAAATTCCCTACGATACGTTCAAGGACTTCACGCCGATATCGCTGCTGGGGTCGTCGCCCAACATCCTGCTGGTGCGTGCCGATTCCCCGTTCAAGTCGCTCGGCGACATGATCGCGCAGGCGCGCGCCAAACCGGGAAGCCTGTCCTTTGCCTATGCGGGCACCGGGACATCGACGCACCTGGCCGGCGAACTCCTGAAGAATCTCGCCAAGATTGATCTCAATGCCGTTCCCTACAGGGGCGGCGCACCCGCCATCAACGATCTCCTGGGCGGACAGGTTGCGATGTCGTTCAACAACGGGCCGGAATCAATCCCGCAGCTCGAGGCCGGCACGGTCCGTGCGCTCGCGGTCACCACTGCTTCGCGGGCGTCGCTGCTACCCAACGTGCCGAGCATGTCCGAGACCGTGCCGGGCTACGACACAGAAGTCTGGTGGGGCCTGCTCGGGCCGGCCGGCATGCCCGCCGATCTCGTTGCCAAACTCTCGCAGGACTTCGTCGCGGCCTTGAACACGGACGCCGTGAAGGCGCGGCTGGCCAAGCTCGGCGCGTCGCCGATCGGCAGTTCGCCGAAAGCGTTCGATGCCAAGATTCGGGCCGACTACGAGAAGTGGGCGCCGATCGTCAAGGCCGCCGGCATGAAGGCCGAATGA
- a CDS encoding thiamine pyrophosphate-binding protein, producing MAAAEGQTSPQASGKNWHEVVLQTLKRNDIRLVPYVPDRVLTTLIKSIHADPFFTTFPTAREEEAVGIISGAWMGGMRGAVLMQTSGFATLANVLASLVVPSQIPLIMFVSERGTLGEFNYGQTLVCRTMRPVLDSLAMEHHTCTRLDEFEFIVDRSIKQAITTQAPVALILSPLLTGGKVFDK from the coding sequence ATGGCGGCCGCCGAGGGACAAACCTCGCCTCAAGCTTCCGGGAAGAACTGGCACGAGGTGGTGCTGCAAACGCTCAAGCGCAACGACATCCGGCTGGTGCCCTACGTCCCCGACCGCGTGCTGACGACGCTGATCAAGAGCATTCACGCCGATCCGTTCTTCACGACCTTTCCAACCGCGCGCGAGGAAGAAGCGGTCGGCATCATCTCCGGCGCCTGGATGGGCGGCATGCGCGGCGCCGTGCTGATGCAGACTTCCGGCTTCGCCACGCTGGCCAACGTGCTGGCGTCGCTGGTGGTACCCAGCCAGATCCCGCTGATCATGTTCGTATCAGAGCGCGGCACGCTGGGTGAATTCAACTACGGGCAGACGCTGGTGTGCCGCACCATGCGGCCAGTGCTGGATTCGCTGGCAATGGAGCATCACACCTGCACCAGGCTCGATGAATTCGAATTCATCGTCGATCGGTCGATCAAGCAAGCCATCACCACGCAGGCGCCGGTGGCGCTGATCCTGTCGCCGCTGTTGACCGGCGGCAAAGTCTTCGACAAGTGA
- a CDS encoding thiamine pyrophosphate-dependent enzyme, producing MNTATNGPARNTKVMNRFDLTSRLVAKLKNEEAVIGGIGNTNFDLWAAGHRPQNFYMLGSMGLAFPIALGVALAQPKRHVFALEGDGSLLMQLGCLSTIATLKPNNLTMIVMDNGIYQITGAQPTPAAAVADIIAIAIGCGLSNSAWAADEEDFERLVDQSMTASEPVLIGVRIDDKPGVGVTRRDPVQIRERFMHGIGVREPL from the coding sequence ATGAACACGGCAACCAACGGCCCCGCCCGCAACACCAAGGTGATGAACCGGTTCGATCTCACTTCGAGGCTGGTCGCGAAGCTGAAGAACGAGGAAGCCGTGATCGGCGGCATCGGCAACACCAATTTCGACCTGTGGGCCGCCGGCCACCGGCCGCAGAATTTCTACATGCTGGGCAGCATGGGGCTGGCCTTCCCGATCGCACTCGGCGTCGCGCTGGCGCAGCCGAAGCGCCACGTCTTTGCGCTGGAAGGCGACGGCTCGCTGCTGATGCAACTGGGATGCCTGTCCACCATCGCGACGCTGAAGCCGAACAACCTCACCATGATCGTGATGGACAACGGCATCTACCAGATCACCGGCGCGCAGCCGACCCCGGCCGCGGCGGTGGCGGACATCATCGCCATCGCCATCGGCTGCGGTCTTTCGAACAGCGCCTGGGCGGCCGACGAGGAGGATTTCGAGCGTCTCGTCGATCAATCGATGACGGCCTCCGAGCCTGTGCTGATCGGGGTGCGCATCGACGACAAGCCGGGGGTCGGCGTCACCCGCCGCGATCCCGTGCAGATCCGGGAGCGCTTCATGCACGGCATCGGCGTGCGGGAACCGCTATAA
- a CDS encoding VanZ family protein, which yields MTMPLRIFAWLLAAAVAFATLGPPGLRPHSDLGQNGEHALAFVLIGLAFGLAYTQRRLLTAAAAVVMIGLIEVLQFWAPGRHARWSDFVVDALAACVGLAAAAALDWAIQRSRTQTSQ from the coding sequence ATGACGATGCCCCTTCGAATATTCGCCTGGCTGCTCGCCGCGGCGGTGGCCTTTGCGACGCTGGGGCCGCCGGGATTGCGGCCGCATTCCGACCTCGGTCAGAACGGCGAACACGCCCTCGCCTTCGTCCTGATCGGGCTCGCCTTCGGCCTCGCCTATACGCAGCGCCGCCTGCTGACGGCGGCGGCCGCCGTTGTGATGATCGGCCTGATCGAGGTCCTGCAATTCTGGGCGCCGGGACGGCATGCACGATGGTCGGATTTCGTCGTCGACGCGCTCGCCGCCTGCGTCGGCCTCGCCGCAGCGGCGGCGCTGGACTGGGCCATCCAGCGATCCCGCACCCAGACTTCGCAATAA
- a CDS encoding tripartite tricarboxylate transporter permease: MDTFAALAHGMAVAAQPMNLLYALIGVLLGTAVGVLPGIGPALTVALLLPVTYKLDPGGSLIMFAGIYYGGMYGGSTTAILINTPGESASMATALEGNKMAKAGRGGPALATAAIGSFVAGTIATIGLAFLAPWLVDFAVRFGPEDYFALMCVAFVTVSATFGDSPIRGLTSLFIGLTLGLVGIDKLTGQARLAFGIPELLDGVEVTTLAVGLFALGEALYVASRRHHTEEKLEPVRGSLWMTKEDWKRSWKPWLRGTMFGFPIGALPAGGAEIPTFLSYSTEKRLAKHPEEFGKGAIEGVAGPEAANNASAAGTLVPLLTLGLPTSATAAMMLAGFQQYGLNPGPLLFAERPDLVWGLIASLFIANCMLLVLNLPLVGLWVKLLAIPQPWLYAGILVFATMGTIAAKPSVVELSMLAGFGVMGFLMRRFDFSIAPVVIGLILGPIAESQLRRALAISLGDPLALLQSPMSATLLGIALIALVAPFVLKGLGRFKANED, from the coding sequence ATGGACACCTTCGCCGCGCTCGCGCATGGCATGGCCGTCGCCGCCCAGCCCATGAACCTGCTTTATGCGCTGATCGGCGTGCTGCTCGGCACCGCGGTGGGCGTGCTGCCCGGCATCGGTCCCGCGCTCACGGTCGCGTTGCTGCTGCCGGTGACCTACAAGCTCGATCCCGGCGGTTCGCTGATCATGTTCGCCGGCATCTATTACGGCGGCATGTACGGCGGATCGACCACCGCCATCCTCATCAACACGCCCGGCGAGAGCGCATCGATGGCGACCGCGCTCGAGGGCAACAAGATGGCCAAGGCCGGCCGCGGCGGTCCCGCGCTTGCGACCGCTGCGATCGGCTCGTTCGTCGCGGGCACCATCGCCACCATTGGCCTGGCGTTTCTGGCGCCGTGGCTGGTCGATTTTGCGGTGCGCTTCGGGCCTGAGGATTATTTTGCGTTGATGTGCGTGGCCTTCGTTACGGTGTCGGCAACCTTCGGAGATTCGCCGATCCGCGGACTGACCAGCCTGTTCATCGGGCTGACGCTCGGGCTTGTTGGCATCGACAAGCTCACCGGCCAGGCCCGGCTCGCTTTCGGCATCCCCGAACTGCTCGATGGCGTCGAAGTGACGACGCTTGCGGTCGGCCTGTTCGCCCTGGGGGAGGCGCTCTACGTCGCATCGCGCCGTCATCACACCGAGGAGAAGCTCGAGCCGGTGCGCGGCTCGCTATGGATGACGAAGGAGGACTGGAAGCGGTCATGGAAACCGTGGCTGCGCGGGACGATGTTCGGCTTTCCGATCGGCGCGCTTCCCGCCGGCGGCGCGGAGATTCCGACATTTCTGTCCTACTCCACCGAGAAGCGGCTGGCGAAGCATCCGGAGGAATTCGGCAAGGGCGCGATCGAAGGCGTCGCGGGGCCCGAAGCCGCCAACAACGCCTCCGCTGCCGGCACCCTCGTGCCGTTGCTGACGCTTGGGCTTCCGACATCGGCAACCGCCGCGATGATGCTGGCGGGCTTTCAGCAATACGGCCTGAACCCGGGACCGCTGTTGTTCGCCGAGCGGCCCGACCTGGTGTGGGGCCTGATCGCAAGCCTGTTCATCGCCAACTGCATGCTGCTGGTTCTCAATCTGCCGCTGGTCGGCTTGTGGGTGAAACTGCTCGCGATCCCGCAGCCGTGGCTTTACGCCGGGATTCTCGTGTTCGCGACGATGGGCACCATCGCGGCGAAGCCGTCGGTCGTCGAACTGTCGATGCTGGCGGGCTTCGGAGTGATGGGCTTTTTGATGCGCAGGTTCGATTTTTCGATCGCGCCTGTCGTCATCGGTCTCATCCTAGGACCGATCGCCGAAAGCCAGTTGCGCCGCGCGCTGGCGATCAGCCTCGGCGATCCCCTGGCGCTGCTGCAGAGCCCGATGTCGGCGACGCTGCTCGGCATCGCGCTGATCGCGCTGGTGGCGCCGTTCGTGCTGAAGGGACTGGGACGGTTCAAGGCGAACGAGGACTAG
- a CDS encoding tripartite tricarboxylate transporter TctB family protein produces MTPDGAPGDLPHGPASHRVDSAGLVIALALAALAGVLVWDASRLQSNTVYGMGPEAMPVVIAVGLGILSIGNLIDALRGNLPPRESADPKAVWLILAGLALLIAIIGLGGGFILATSAQFVTTSAAFGRRAILADSAIALVMTTVIYLAFDRLLTLSLPAGPLERLL; encoded by the coding sequence ATGACGCCGGACGGCGCGCCCGGTGATCTTCCACATGGCCCGGCGTCGCATCGCGTCGATTCCGCGGGTCTCGTCATTGCCCTGGCGCTCGCGGCCCTTGCCGGGGTGCTGGTTTGGGACGCGAGCCGACTGCAATCCAACACGGTCTACGGAATGGGGCCCGAGGCGATGCCGGTCGTCATCGCCGTCGGGCTCGGCATTCTTTCGATCGGCAATCTGATCGACGCGCTGCGCGGCAATCTGCCGCCGCGCGAAAGCGCCGATCCCAAGGCGGTGTGGCTGATTCTCGCCGGGCTTGCGCTTCTGATTGCCATCATCGGTCTTGGCGGCGGCTTTATCCTGGCGACGTCGGCGCAGTTCGTCACCACATCGGCGGCCTTTGGACGGCGCGCCATTCTCGCCGACTCTGCCATCGCCCTCGTGATGACCACCGTGATCTATCTCGCTTTCGATCGGCTGCTGACGTTGAGCCTTCCCGCCGGCCCTCTGGAAAGACTGCTGTAA